The following proteins come from a genomic window of Falco rusticolus isolate bFalRus1 chromosome 9, bFalRus1.pri, whole genome shotgun sequence:
- the NPY4R2 gene encoding neuropeptide Y receptor type 4-2, translated as MNKTRAVNDGFPFLNSKNWSSNRSFPMYISNQCRNITDLTVFLATSYSLETVLGIVGNICLIAVIARQKEKANVTNILISNLIISDLFMCLVCLPFTVVYTMMDYWIFGEVMCKMTSFTQCASVTVSILSLVVIALERHQLIINPTGWRPSISQAYLGIGVIWTLACLMSLPFLTTSILSNDLYEQLSHIMNFSTDKAICIDSWPSEQHRLIYTTALLLLQYCIPLFFIILCYLRIYLHLQKRKDMFEKSEYSNRAVQLRRINILLASMVAAFAVCWLPLHVFNTIVDWNYKIISPCHHNLIFSLCHLVAMASTCVNPVIYGFLNSNFKKEVKSLILSCQHNSVTASMEEYDHLPLSTMQTEISKGSLMPNCRHNSI; from the coding sequence ATGAATAAGACAAGGGCTGTTAATgatggttttcctttcctgaacaGTAAGAACTGGAGCTCAAACCGAAGCTTCCCCATGTACATTTCTAATCAGTGCAGGAATATCACTGACCTTACTGTCTTTCTGGCCACCTCTTACAGCTTGGAGACTGTCCTAGGCATTGTAGGAAACATCTGTCTGATTGCTGTCATTGccaggcagaaggaaaaggccAATGTCACCAACATCCTAATTTCCAACTTAATAATTTCAGACTTGTTTATGTGTCTTGTCTGTCTGCCTTTCACTGTTGTTTACACTATGATGGACTATTGGATATTTGGAGAAGTTATGTGCAAAATGACCTCTTTCACTCAGTGTGCATCTGTGACAGTGTCAATTCTTTCCCTTGTTGTTATTGCTCTGGAAAGACACCAGCTCATCATAAACCCGACTGGCTGGAGGCCAAGTATCTCCCAAGCCTATCTAGGAATTGGAGTAATTTGGACTTTAGCATGTCTCATGTCCCTGCCCTTTTTGACCACATCCATCTTGTCTAATGATTTGTATGAGCAGCTCTCACACATCATGAATTTTTCCACTGACAAGGCCATATGCATTGACTCGTGGCCTTCTGAGCAACACAGGCTTATCTACaccacagctttgctgctcttgCAATATTGCATCCCACTGTTCTTCATCATACTTTGCTACCTGCGTATCTACTTACAtctacagaagagaaaggacaTGTTTGAGAAGAGCGAATATAGCAACCGAGCAGTTCAGTTGAGAAGGATAAATATTTTGTTAGCATCCATGGTTGCTGCTTTCGCTGTCTGCTGGCTACCACTGCATGTTTTCAACACCATTGTGGACTGGAATTACAAAATCATTTCTCCTTGCCACCACAATCTGATCTTCTCATTGTGCCACCTGGTAGCTATGGCTTCCACCTGTGTCAACCCCGTTATCTATGGTTTCCTAAATAGCAACTTCAAGAAAGAAGTGAAGTCACTGATTCTGAGCTGCCAGCATAATTCAGTAACTGCATCAATGGAAGAATATGATCATTTGCCTTTATCCACCATGCAGACTGAAATTTCCAAGGGCTCACTGATGCCGAACTGCAGACATAATTCTATCTAG